CCGCTGTTGGCCGGTGCGGAGATTGTTCCGCAGGAAACAGCAACGCGGTTGATGCCGGAAATTATTTATGTGCCACCGGTAACTGTCTATTACCAAAGTGCTTTTATCGATTATAACCATGAAGAGGTAGAAGCCCTGTGGGAGCGGTTTATGCTCCACCAGTTTGATGGTGCCGGAACGGTGTTTTACGGCATCGTGGCAGATGAGCCACTGATACGGGAAAGCCTGAAATGCCGGTATGATGCCTGTGCTTCCACACAGGGCATAAAAGGAAAGCTGCCATCAAAAACAATCCCCGCTGGCAGATACGCCAGTTTTATGCATTATGGCAGCTATGAAAACATAGAAGATACCTATCAGAAAATTTACGCAGGCTGGATACTGGACACCCACCTTGAATTTGCGCCGACACCAGTCATTGAAAAATATATCAAGCACCCCGATAACACAGCTTCCATAGCAGAACAGGAAACTGCCATATGGTTGCCGCTCCAGTAA
This window of the Chitinophaga varians genome carries:
- a CDS encoding GyrI-like domain-containing protein, whose protein sequence is MNTGDTSNLVRVYDTLNFVEENYSRLISVKELEQVSHYSYRNIQRIFKYTCGETIGAYQQRLKVENAYKMILYTRETLSSIALEVGFANVASFSKAFRLHFGMSPSEARERKLPLLAGAEIVPQETATRLMPEIIYVPPVTVYYQSAFIDYNHEEVEALWERFMLHQFDGAGTVFYGIVADEPLIRESLKCRYDACASTQGIKGKLPSKTIPAGRYASFMHYGSYENIEDTYQKIYAGWILDTHLEFAPTPVIEKYIKHPDNTASIAEQETAIWLPLQ